One window of Acidimicrobiales bacterium genomic DNA carries:
- a CDS encoding acyl-CoA dehydrogenase family protein, translating into MGGLNPDEVESRALRDAVRGLLADMSTHADVRAAMESDLGFDPELWGALAEMGVTGIVTPAVHGGAGLGPEQLEGVMEEVGASLLCSPLFGSSVLAAAVLDATRDADACERVLPGLADGSTIAAACLTGVGGDWTSASVDVVARDTDGTALLDGTSDFVIHGQNADVFLVVARTGDGFGLFEVDPMSEGVSVVAQPCLDRTQRLARVGFTRVSAARLGERGWDAVEEALDIARVALVGDQAGGAAFLFDMTVDYIRGRYQFGRPVGGFQALKHMAADLLLEKESALSAARCAAASLAAGSSTARADVYLASFACADAYSRIAADSVQMHGGIAYTAEYPAHLYLRRARVTAWMLGGPSTYRERYLAELGG; encoded by the coding sequence ATGGGTGGACTGAACCCGGACGAGGTGGAGAGCCGTGCGCTGCGCGACGCGGTCAGAGGACTGCTCGCGGACATGAGCACACACGCCGATGTGCGCGCCGCCATGGAGTCCGACCTGGGATTTGACCCCGAGCTCTGGGGGGCACTGGCGGAGATGGGCGTGACCGGCATCGTCACGCCCGCCGTTCACGGTGGTGCCGGACTCGGGCCCGAGCAGCTGGAGGGCGTGATGGAGGAGGTCGGTGCCTCGCTGTTGTGCTCGCCGCTGTTCGGGTCGTCGGTGCTGGCGGCGGCCGTGCTGGACGCAACCCGTGACGCTGACGCGTGTGAGCGGGTACTCCCCGGGCTCGCGGACGGCTCGACGATCGCGGCAGCGTGCCTCACCGGTGTCGGTGGGGACTGGACCTCGGCATCGGTCGACGTGGTCGCGCGTGACACGGACGGGACTGCCCTCTTGGACGGCACATCCGACTTCGTGATCCACGGCCAGAACGCGGACGTGTTCCTGGTGGTTGCCCGCACCGGCGACGGCTTCGGGCTCTTCGAGGTCGACCCGATGTCGGAGGGCGTGTCCGTCGTTGCCCAACCGTGCCTCGACCGGACCCAGCGGCTCGCGCGCGTCGGGTTCACCCGGGTCTCGGCTGCCCGCCTGGGCGAACGCGGGTGGGACGCCGTCGAGGAGGCCCTCGATATCGCACGTGTGGCCCTCGTCGGGGACCAGGCCGGCGGTGCCGCGTTCCTGTTCGACATGACGGTGGACTACATCCGTGGCCGCTACCAGTTCGGACGCCCGGTCGGCGGCTTCCAGGCGTTGAAGCACATGGCGGCCGACCTGCTCCTCGAGAAGGAGTCTGCGCTGTCGGCTGCGCGTTGTGCAGCTGCCTCGCTCGCAGCGGGTTCGTCCACGGCGAGGGCGGACGTGTACCTCGCATCGTTCGCATGCGCGGACGCGTACTCACGTATTGCAGCCGACAGTGTCCAGATGCACGGTGGCATCGCCTACACCGCCGAGTACCCGGCGCACCTCTACCTGCGGCGCGCACGGGTCACCGCGTGGATGTTGGGCGGTCCGTCGACGTACCGCGAGCGCTATCTCGCAGAGCTGGGTGGATGA
- a CDS encoding LLM class F420-dependent oxidoreductase, whose product MKISAAISFPFEPSQATRRARDLEAAGIDMIWVPEAYTFDAVSLLGYLAAHTERVELATGILPLFSRTPSLIAMSAAGLDSVSGGRFVLGLGTSGPQVIEGWHGVPFDRPLTRTRETIDICRILWRREQVVYDGEAYRLPLPPDEGTGLGKPLRLINRPLREEIPIYLASIGPKNVQLTAELADGWLPAFFHPDRAGDVFGPDLEIGGNRRDPSRAPLEVVAGGPLAICDSETAERIRDMARPATALYVGGMGARSKNFYNDIFRRCGYEREAQEIQDLYLAGHKDEAAAAVPTGYLEATALVGDEGFVRERVLAYKAAGVTRLHVDPMGDDWPGLIELVRSWVD is encoded by the coding sequence ATGAAGATCAGCGCCGCGATCAGCTTCCCGTTCGAACCGTCGCAGGCCACGAGGCGCGCAAGGGACCTCGAGGCTGCCGGAATCGACATGATCTGGGTGCCCGAGGCCTACACATTCGACGCAGTGAGCCTTCTCGGGTACCTCGCAGCACATACCGAGCGGGTCGAGCTCGCGACGGGGATCCTTCCCCTCTTCTCTCGAACCCCGTCCCTCATCGCCATGTCGGCGGCAGGCCTGGACTCGGTCTCGGGTGGTCGCTTCGTGCTCGGTCTCGGGACGTCGGGGCCGCAGGTGATCGAGGGTTGGCACGGCGTGCCGTTCGACCGGCCGCTGACCAGGACCCGCGAAACCATCGACATCTGCCGGATCCTGTGGCGCCGGGAGCAGGTGGTCTACGACGGTGAGGCGTACCGGTTGCCGCTCCCACCCGACGAGGGCACCGGCCTCGGAAAACCGCTCCGGCTCATCAACCGGCCGCTTCGCGAGGAGATCCCCATCTACCTGGCCTCGATCGGGCCGAAGAACGTCCAGTTGACCGCCGAGCTCGCCGACGGCTGGCTACCGGCCTTCTTCCATCCGGACAGGGCCGGCGACGTCTTCGGGCCCGACCTCGAGATCGGGGGGAATCGTCGGGACCCGAGCCGTGCGCCTCTCGAGGTCGTGGCCGGTGGGCCACTCGCCATCTGCGACTCGGAGACCGCCGAGCGGATCCGCGACATGGCCCGTCCCGCGACGGCGCTCTACGTCGGGGGCATGGGGGCGCGGTCGAAGAACTTCTACAACGACATCTTCCGCCGGTGTGGCTACGAGCGCGAGGCCCAGGAAATCCAGGACCTCTACCTGGCGGGCCACAAGGATGAAGCCGCGGCAGCAGTGCCCACCGGGTACCTGGAGGCGACCGCCCTGGTCGGTGACGAGGGATTCGTGCGGGAGCGTGTCCTCGCATACAAGGCTGCAGGCGTGACGCGACTCCACGTGGATCCCATGGGGGACGACTGGCCCGGCCTGATCGAGTTGGTCAGATCATGGGTGGACTGA